One window of Prochlorococcus marinus XMU1405 genomic DNA carries:
- a CDS encoding photosystem II reaction center protein K, producing the protein MLTLFNTFAELPEAYKAFAPTVDVLPLIPLFFFLLVFVWQAAVGFK; encoded by the coding sequence GTGCTCACTCTATTTAATACATTCGCTGAATTGCCCGAGGCGTACAAGGCCTTTGCTCCAACTGTTGATGTTCTTCCTCTTATTCCTTTATTTTTCTTTTTATTGGTATTTGTTTGGCAAGCTGCAGTTGGATTTAAATAA